One stretch of Poecilia reticulata strain Guanapo linkage group LG21, Guppy_female_1.0+MT, whole genome shotgun sequence DNA includes these proteins:
- the rps12 gene encoding small ribosomal subunit protein eS12, with translation MTSSLPATREEDLNFKFAIHRKSTMAEEGTAAGGVMDVNTALPEVLKTALIHDGLARGIREAAKALDKRQAHLCVLAANCDEPMYVKLVEALCAEHQINLIKVDDNKKLGEWVGLCKIDREGKPRKVVGCSCVVVKDYGKESQAKDVIEEYFKSKK, from the exons ATGACGTCCTCTTTACCCGCTACCCGAGAGGAGGATTTG AACTTTAAGTTCGCCATCCATCGCAAATCTACAATGGCCGAGGAAGG CACTGCTGCCGGAGGTGTGATGGATGTCAACACCGCTCTCCCCGAAGTGCTGAAGACCGCACTCATCCACGACGGCCTTGCACGTGGAATCCGTGAGGCTGCCAAGGCTCTGGACAA acGTCAGGCCCATCTCTGCGTTCTGGCTGCCAACTGTGACGAGCCCATGTACGTCAAGCTGGTGGAGGCCCTGTGCGCCGAACATCAGATCAACCTGATCAAG GTTGACGACAACAAGAAGCTCGGCGAGTGGGTCGGACTTTGCAAGATCGACCGCGAAGGAAAACCCCGCAAGGTGGTGGGCTGCAGCTGCGTTGTCGTCAAG GATTACGGCAAAGAGTCTCAAGCCAAGGATGTGATTGAAGAATACTTCAAATCCAAGAAGTGA